Proteins encoded in a region of the Buteo buteo chromosome 11, bButBut1.hap1.1, whole genome shotgun sequence genome:
- the DCAF8 gene encoding DDB1- and CUL4-associated factor 8, which yields MSDKGSSMDGKTDIVNGSLSSSPEEMSAEEGRETSSGIEVEASDLSLSLTGDDVGPNRTSTESRDTDTESSGEEKDSDSMDDTGHYSINEENRALDRSHSEEEEEEDEEEEQQSHRRAQRKRANHDQDSSDDEQALEDWVSSETSALPQPRWQAVHALRERELGSSARFVYEACGARVFVQRFRLQHGLEGHTGCVNTLHFNQRGTWLASGSDDLKVVVWDWVRRQPVLEFESGHKSNVFQAKFLPNSGDSTLAMCARDGQVRVAELSATQCCKNTKRVAQHKGASHKLALEPDSPCTFLSAGEDAVVFTIDLRQDRPASKLVVTKEKEKKVGLYTIYVNPANTYQFAVGGRDQFVRIYDQRKIDENENNGVLKKFCPHHLVNSESKANITCLVYSHDGSELLASYNDEDIYLFNSSHSDGAEYIKRYKGHRNNATVKGVNFYGPKSEFVVSGSDCGHIFLWEKSSCQIVQFMEGDKGGVVNCLEPHPHLPVLATSGLDHDVKIWAPTAENPTELAGLKEVIKKNKLERDEDSLHHTDMFDSHMLWFLMHHLRQRRHHRRRREPGAPDGDSDESPSSSDTSDDEEEGPDRVQCMPS from the exons ATGTCGGATAAAGGAAGCAGCATGGACGGGAAGACAGACATCGTGAATG GCAGCTTGTCCAGCAGCCCAGAGGAGATGTCAGCCGAGGAGGGCCGAGAAACCTCCTCTGGCATCGAGGTGGAGGCCTCCGACCTCAGCCTGAGCCTCACAGGAGATGATGTGGGGCCCAACCGCACCAGCACAGAGAGCCGGGACACGGACACAGAGAGCTCGGGGGAAGAGAAGGACTCTGATAGCATGGACGACACGGGCCACTACTCCATAAATGAGGAGAACCGTGCCCTCGATCGGTCACactcagaggaggaagaggaggaggacgaagaggaggagcagcagtcCCACCGCCGTGCCCAGCGCAAGCGTGCCAACCATGACCAAGACTCCTCTGACGATGAGCAGGCCCTGGAGGACTGGGTGTCCTCGGAGACCTCGGcgctgccccagccccgctgGCAGGCAGTCCATGCCCTCCGGGAAAGGGAGCTGGGCTCTAGCGCCCGCTTCGTCTATGAGGCCTGCGGGGCCAGGGTCTTCGTGCAACGCTTCCgcctccagcatggcctggagggCCACACGGGCTGTGTCAACACCCTGCACTTTAACCAGCGTGGCACGTGGCTGGCCAGTGGCAGCGATGACCTCAAAGTGGTGGTGTGGGACTGGGTCAGGAGGCAGCCGGTGCTGGAGTTCGAGAGCGGCCACAAGAGCAACGTTTTCCAG GCCAAGTTCCTCCCCAACAGCGGTGACTCCACTCTGGCTATGTGTGCTCGGGACGGCCAGGTCCGAGTGGCCGAGCTCTCTGCCACCCAGTGCTGCAAAAACACCAAGCGCGTGGCACAGCACAAAGGAGCTTCGCACAAG CTGGCCCTAGAACCGGATTCTCCATGCACTTTCCTATCAGCAGGTGAAGATGCTGTAGTCTTCACCATTGATCTGAGACAAGACCGGCCTGCCTC GAAACTGGTTGtgacaaaggaaaaggagaagaaagtagGTCTATACACCATCTATGTGAACCCAGCCAACACCTACCAGTTTGCCGTGGGAGGCAGAGATCAGTTTGTCAG GATTTATGACCAGCGGAAAATAGATGAGAATGAGAACAACGGCGTGCTAAAGAAGTTCTGCCCTCACCACTTG GTGAACAGTGAGTCCAAAGCCAACATCACCTGTCTTGTCTACAGCCATGACGGCTCAG AGCTGTTGGCCAGCTACAACGATGAAGACATTTATCTCTTCAACTCCTCTCACAGCGATGGAGCAGAGTACATCAAGAGATACAAGGGACATCGCAATAATGCCACTG TGAAAGGCGTCAACTTTTATGGCCCAAAAAGCGAGTTTGTGGTGAGCGGCAGCGATTGCGGCCACATCTTCCTGTGGGAGAAATCGTCCTGCCAGATCGTGCAGTTCATGGAGGGTGACAAGGGAGGAGTG GTGAACTGCCTGGAgccccatccccacctccctGTCCTGGCCACCAGCGGCCTCGACCACGACGTCAAGATTTGGGCGCCCACGGCAGAGAATCCCACTGAGCTGGCCGGCCTCAAGGAG GTGATCAAGAAGAACAAGCTGGAGCGGGATGAGGACAGCCTCCACCACACCGACATGTTTGACAGCCACATGCTCTGGTTCCTTATGCACCACCTGCGACAGAGACGCCATCACCGG cgcCGAAGAGAGCCAGGAGCGCCGGATGGCGACTCAGACGAGTCTCCCAGCTCCTCTGACACCTCGGATGATGAGGAAGAGGGGCCGGACCGGGTGCAGTGCATGCCGTCatga